In the genome of bacterium, one region contains:
- a CDS encoding putative sugar O-methyltransferase, protein MMRCDGTTGHMDRNYQANSKPPRNRLHFDKQFPVDLKTFMDRVPREFWGMAEEHPFGEPRCHPVPGIGQVSLSSIEFAWSAWRLWPYLKRAKRVVEIGGGYGGMARMILSHFPRVELTIVDLAPMLAIQRYYLENTGIDVGRVTFAQERVPMLTGQFDLAVATKVMCELDPDEVNNHLKDLDDVLAVGAPFYVVHHRKCINRMEDWQVPAWGSLMEERFPFEVVKNWWERIWQKQVVAPAGVYSQDADETSEAEEVIIPWDKIEDDPESEDEDEKEE, encoded by the coding sequence CTATCAGGCGAACTCGAAGCCGCCGAGAAACCGGCTGCACTTCGACAAGCAGTTCCCCGTGGACCTGAAGACCTTCATGGACCGGGTGCCGCGGGAGTTCTGGGGCATGGCCGAGGAGCACCCCTTCGGGGAGCCGAGGTGCCACCCCGTGCCTGGGATCGGCCAGGTCAGCCTGAGCTCGATCGAGTTCGCGTGGTCGGCCTGGCGTCTGTGGCCGTATCTCAAGCGGGCGAAGAGGGTCGTGGAGATCGGCGGCGGGTACGGGGGCATGGCCAGGATGATCTTGTCGCACTTTCCGAGGGTGGAGCTGACCATCGTGGACCTGGCGCCGATGCTGGCGATCCAGCGCTACTACCTGGAGAACACGGGGATCGACGTGGGGCGGGTGACGTTCGCGCAGGAGCGGGTTCCGATGCTGACGGGCCAGTTCGACCTGGCCGTGGCCACGAAGGTGATGTGCGAGCTGGACCCGGACGAGGTGAACAACCACCTGAAGGACCTGGACGACGTGCTGGCCGTGGGCGCCCCGTTCTACGTGGTGCACCATCGGAAGTGCATCAACCGGATGGAGGACTGGCAGGTGCCGGCCTGGGGCTCGCTCATGGAGGAGCGCTTCCCGTTCGAGGTCGTCAAGAATTGGTGGGAGCGGATCTGGCAGAAGCAGGTGGTCGCGCCAGCGGGGGTCTACTCCCAGGATGCCGACGAGACCTCCGAGGCGGAGGAGGTCATCATCCCCTGGGACAAGATCGAGGACGACCCGGAGTCGGAGGACGAGGACGAAAAAGAGGAGTGA